The genomic region GTAGATATAATTTATGAAAAAGGCTTCACTGGTATGCTTAAGGCAGTTTCTGACACAGCAAAATACGGAGGATTAACTGTCGGAAAGTTTGTAATAAATGAGGAAGTTAGAAAAAGAATGCTAGAAGCTGCAGAAAAAATAAGATCTGGTAAATTCGCTGAGGAATGGATAGAGGAATATAACAGAGGAAGTCCTACAATAAAGGAAGGCTTGGAAGAAATAGAGAATAGCTTAGAGGAGCAAACTAGAAGAAGATTAAAGGAAATTATTGAGAGAGGAAAGCCTAAATCTTAGATTTTTTAATTATTCTTGTGAACGAAAGGAAAAGGAAAGGAACTAGTGTAGAGCACTATATACTCTCTTCTCTCAGAGATAAAGGATTTGCAGTAGTTAGAGCACCAGCAAGTGGAAGTAAAAGAAAAGATCCAATACCGGATATTATAGCAATGAAGAATGGCGTAATTCTATTAATCGAAGTTAAGAGTAGAAAAGAAAAGAATAAGGTTTACGTTCCGAGAAGCCAGGCAGAAGGAATAATTAATTTTGCAAAAAAGAGTGGAGGAGAACTTTTTCTAGCAGTAAAGTTTCCCAAATTCCTCAAATTTATACCATTTAGTAAACTTAGAATAACAGAAAGCGGAAATTACGTAGCTGATGAAGAAGTAATTGAAGAAGGACTTAGTCTTGAAGATTTAGTAAGAGCAGTTGAAGCTAAGTTTAGTAAAACTTTAGACTTCTTCATCTGAATCTCCTAATCTTATCCTTATCCTTACTCCATGTTTCTTTTCCAATTTCCTTAGTTTAGAGTTAAGCCTTCTATTAAATTTACCAATTTCTGTTTTAGGAATTGTTATCACATATTCTCCATTTTCGTACTTTACCTCAGCTCCTGGTATACTGTCCATTACAGTCTTAGCAATCTTATTTTCAACGCTATTACCTCCCTTAGTCTTTGATACAGGAACAATCATTGTTTGCTCTCCAAATACGTAAATTTCATACTCTACTTGGTCTGTTAAGAAGTCCTTAATTTCAACTACCGGTCTAGCTAAATCTGCTTCTCTTAATCCTAGTGGAACTTTAACTGTCATGTCCAAACTATAAACTTTCTTTACTGTTCCTTCACTTATGAAAATTACAGTATCTAAAATTCCCGGAATAGTTCCCAAATCAACTCTATTAAGGAACCTATGTATTGCATCTATGGGAGTGGTAGCGTGAACTACACCTATCATTCCTATTCCTGCTAATCTTAAATCAATGTAAAGTCTAAAATCGTCGTCATTCCTCATTTCATCATAAACTGTATAATCTGGCCTGCTTAATAATAGAATATCGTGAAGTTCTCCTATTTCAGCATAGTTCTTTGAGTACTGTGTTATATCTGGAGGTAAATGCATATCCCTTGGCGACTCTATAGTTTTAACTACTTTACCTAGTTTCATGTAATATTCTGCAAGCGCTTGTGCAAAAGTTGTTTTACCCATTCCTGGAGAACCTGCTATAAGGA from Acidianus ambivalens harbors:
- the hjc gene encoding Holliday junction resolvase Hjc is translated as MNERKRKGTSVEHYILSSLRDKGFAVVRAPASGSKRKDPIPDIIAMKNGVILLIEVKSRKEKNKVYVPRSQAEGIINFAKKSGGELFLAVKFPKFLKFIPFSKLRITESGNYVADEEVIEEGLSLEDLVRAVEAKFSKTLDFFI
- a CDS encoding PINc/VapC family ATPase, translating into MSELLVDKSALLLGLSKYIEKGLINGNILIHRALLSELEKETRDGLISGEIALDEIEKIRKLSERYLFSVEIVGEPSSNVDNALREYCSQRDCSIVTADEIQKQICSYLGIKVVYLQPFEGSLSIEKFFDENTMSVHLKEDTIPKAKKGKPGNWQFVNLSNTPMSADEIKSLVGELINEIKYVKNSFIEIERKGSTIVQLGNYRIVITRPPLSDGWEVTITRPVTKKSLEDYNLPEKLIERLKERAEGILIAGSPGMGKTTFAQALAEYYMKLGKVVKTIESPRDMHLPPDITQYSKNYAEIGELHDILLLSRPDYTVYDEMRNDDDFRLYIDLRLAGIGMIGVVHATTPIDAIHRFLNRVDLGTIPGILDTVIFISEGTVKKVYSLDMTVKVPLGLREADLARPVVEIKDFLTDQVEYEIYVFGEQTMIVPVSKTKGGNSVENKIAKTVMDSIPGAEVKYENGEYVITIPKTEIGKFNRRLNSKLRKLEKKHGVRIRIRLGDSDEEV